The DNA window GTGCGCCACTCACGCCGGCAACTGCACCAAACAGAGCGGAAAGAGCAACCATCATACCTAGACGATCTGTCCACTGCCGTGCAGCTGCCGCAGGTGCGACAACCATTGCGCTCATCAGTACCACACCGACGGTCTGCAACCCCAATACGATGGCAATCACGATAAGCGTCGTCAGCAAAACATCAAGCCAGCGCATAGGAAAACCGAGACTGGCTCCGAAGTCAGGATCGAAACTGAGAAGTTTGAAATCTTTCCAGAAGACCATCATTATCAACAGTGCGATAATACCCAAGGACGCCATTGTTTTGACGTCTCTTTCCACCAATGCCGCCGCCTGACCAAAGAGAAATTTGTCGAGTCCGGCCTGATTGGCGTTGGGCATCTTCTGAATGAATGCCGTGAGCAGGACAAGACCGAAACCAAAAAACACAGAAAGCACCAATCCCAAGGCGCTATCGTCTTTAATACGGGTTGTGTTGACAATACCCATCACAAAGAGTGTACCTATCCAGCCGGCAGCAGCAGCTCCCAACACCAGCACAAGGGGCGCTTTGCTGCCGGTAAGTAGGAATGCTAGAGCAATACCGGGCCATGCCGCATGGGAAATTGCGTCTCCTAACAGGCTCTGCTTCCGCAGGACCGCATACGTCCCCAAGGCACCGCTGACGATTCCGAGTGTGGCAGAACCCTGTGCAACTGTACGTAGGGTGTAATCGAAGAAGAGATTGTGTAGCAATTCCATTCGCTAACCTATTTTAACTTAAGTTGCACCAAAGTATAGGCATACTCCGTATGCCGTAACATACGATAACGCAAGTTGCTAGTAGTGTAGAAAAACCGAGTTTTTCGTATTCATATTGTCTGATTTTGGGAAAATAGGTTGAATTTTTCCTTCAATCGTGTGCCTCGCTTATAAAAAACTCGGTTTTTGACGTTTGATTTATCAACTAGTAACTTAGGTTACGATAGCACGACGGATGGTGCCTACTAATGGCAACCTGCGTTATTTTAGGATGATCATCCGCTTGACATCCGTGAAGTCGCTAGCTTGTAGATGGTAGAAATAGAGACCACTACTGACTAGCTCACCACGTCCGTTGCGACCATCCCAATAAGCTGCGCGCCCTTTGGTAAGATATGAGCCAGCAGCTTGATCGCCTATCGGAATTGTGCGTATCCGTTCACCTGACGGATTGTAGATGATGATTGACAC is part of the Candidatus Poribacteria bacterium genome and encodes:
- a CDS encoding metal ABC transporter permease, yielding MELLHNLFFDYTLRTVAQGSATLGIVSGALGTYAVLRKQSLLGDAISHAAWPGIALAFLLTGSKAPLVLVLGAAAAGWIGTLFVMGIVNTTRIKDDSALGLVLSVFFGFGLVLLTAFIQKMPNANQAGLDKFLFGQAAALVERDVKTMASLGIIALLIMMVFWKDFKLLSFDPDFGASLGFPMRWLDVLLTTLIVIAIVLGLQTVGVVLMSAMVVAPAAAARQWTDRLGMMVALSALFGAVAGVSGALISSSTARLPTGPTIVLCVSAIVLVSMTLAPNRGLVWNWIRHQRNRQQLRVEMVLDDLYALTLQHEDLEHRHSVRVLNAMSAGRGGVKRSLEELEARGWAHRVGTEWALTPKGLAEAERLAEMRGN